One Thermoproteota archaeon genomic window carries:
- a CDS encoding AbrB/MazE/SpoVT family DNA-binding domain-containing protein — MPAKVSTKGQLVLPARIRRKYGISPGKEVEILDFGYEIVIVTPSEGRGRGMLKFRGDPVDLVMEVRRGSS, encoded by the coding sequence ATGCCAGCTAAAGTCTCCACCAAGGGTCAGCTCGTTCTACCCGCTAGGATAAGGAGAAAGTACGGTATTTCCCCCGGTAAAGAAGTTGAAATATTGGATTTCGGCTATGAGATCGTGATCGTAACTCCATCTGAGGGAAGAGGGAGGGGGATGCTGAAATTCAGGGGTGATCCCGTGGATCTTGTGATGGAGGTTAGGAGGGGGTCCTCATGA
- a CDS encoding PIN domain-containing protein: MSFVLDTTSIIIYLSDLKGADLVEELLERASRGKAEVYVSYLTLAELYHIIGREYTARMANEAIVAVKRWPISLVPVDESIALSAGRIAIQSDLHLQDAVVVATAMDKKAAVVTSNPKIGEIFDDIIVLGTGEEV, translated from the coding sequence ATGAGCTTCGTTCTCGACACGACCTCGATAATCATCTACCTCTCAGACCTTAAGGGAGCCGATTTAGTAGAGGAGCTGCTTGAGAGGGCATCGAGAGGCAAGGCCGAGGTCTACGTTAGCTACTTAACCTTGGCGGAGCTGTACCACATCATTGGCAGAGAGTACACGGCCAGAATGGCTAACGAGGCAATAGTCGCTGTTAAGAGGTGGCCCATCTCCCTCGTCCCGGTTGATGAGAGCATAGCCCTCTCAGCTGGCAGGATAGCTATCCAATCGGACCTCCATCTCCAAGACGCCGTTGTAGTAGCCACCGCCATGGATAAGAAAGCCGCTGTGGTGACTTCGAATCCGAAGATAGGCGAGATCTTTGACGATATTATAGTACTGGGAACGGGAGAGGAAGTCTAA
- a CDS encoding LEA type 2 family protein, protein MRAIHAVILISVLLGGLLLLDFKRALDAANSLEVRRINLKGLDVDLGWRFRAGIPPMEPYIKRINLELLIGLNNPSNYWLRIHELDYEIGLNGRLVANGSIRDIDVPPGERDITVPISVDPERAVSALLDSVISALRSGTTQLNLDYEVDGRARVPITVLGVELPIEVTVPFREVGTYRLSLSLPSVRNPDLPSNMDEMYVVRGYSTHPAQLTHGLPNGQGIHLRDTVEWVLEISNASVSRRCGPSPFQLVRLPLPFPVL, encoded by the coding sequence ATGAGGGCCATCCATGCTGTGATCCTGATATCAGTGCTTTTAGGAGGGCTACTCCTACTCGATTTCAAGAGAGCTCTTGACGCGGCTAACAGCCTTGAGGTCAGGAGGATCAACCTGAAGGGCTTAGATGTTGATCTGGGATGGAGGTTCAGGGCGGGAATCCCGCCTATGGAGCCTTACATAAAGAGGATAAACTTGGAGCTGCTCATCGGGCTCAATAATCCATCTAACTACTGGTTGAGGATCCACGAGCTCGATTACGAGATCGGACTGAACGGGAGGCTCGTGGCCAACGGTTCGATTCGGGACATAGATGTCCCACCGGGTGAGAGGGACATTACCGTTCCCATCTCCGTCGATCCTGAGAGGGCCGTCTCCGCGCTGCTGGACTCGGTGATCTCGGCATTGAGGAGTGGAACCACCCAGCTTAACCTAGACTACGAGGTGGATGGTAGGGCCAGAGTTCCCATCACGGTGCTCGGGGTGGAGCTGCCCATCGAGGTCACGGTTCCGTTCAGGGAGGTCGGTACTTACAGGCTCTCCCTCAGCCTGCCCTCGGTCAGGAACCCAGATCTGCCTTCGAACATGGACGAGATGTACGTGGTGAGAGGTTATTCCACGCATCCTGCCCAGCTTACCCACGGTCTTCCCAATGGACAGGGGATTCACCTCCGAGACACGGTAGAGTGGGTCTTGGAAATCTCCAACGCATCGGTATCAAGGAGATGCGGTCCCTCACCTTTTCAGTTAGTTAGACTTCCTCTCCCGTTCCCAGTACTATAA